In Victivallis sp. Marseille-Q1083, the genomic stretch GACCGCCGTTCTTGACGGCAAAAACGTCTTGGCTCCGGCGCGCGATGTGCAGGAAATTCGCAATGCGCTTGCCGCTTATGATAAATTGGACACCTGGAAGGCCGCTTCGGTTGCCGATCTGTTGGATGCCCATAAAACGTTGATGACCGGATTGGTTGACCGTCCCGGGGAGTTCCGCTCCGGCAGCGTCGGAATTCAAGGAGGGCAGGAAATCCTGCATATTGCGCCACCGGCTCATCTGGTTCCCGGGTTAGTGACGGCCCTGTTCGACTATCTGCATTCCGAAGAGATGCATCCGCTGCTCAAAAGTTCCATTTTTCATTATGAGTTTGAATTCATCCATCCTTTTGTTGACGGCAATGGTCGGCTCGGACGCCTTTGGCAGACGTTGATGCTGCAGAACTTCAATCCGATCTTTGCCTATATTCCGATTGAAAATATGATTCGCAACCGCCAAACCGAATATTATCAGGCACTCAATCAGGCCAATGCCTCCGCGAACAGCGCATGTTTTGTGGAATTCATTCTCCAAACGATTTTCGATAGCCTGAATGAAACTGAAATCCATCAGGATACCAATCAAGTTACCCATCAAGTTAAATTGTTGTTGAAATGTTTGCGGAACGGTTCGGAGTTGAGTTCATCCGAATTGTTGAGCAAGCTCAAGTTGAAAGATCGGGTGAATTTGCGCAAAAACTATCTCGTTCCGGCATTGGAAGCCGGATTGATTGAATATACCGTTCCGGAATCCCCCACCAGCCGCAACCAGAAATATCGGCTGACTGCACGTGGAAAATTCGCTATGGGAGGAAAATAATCATGTTCTCGGAAAAGTACGAATCACAAATTCCGGCGCTGCAGCTTCTTGCCGCTTCCGGCTGGACGGTGCTGCCGGTTCCGGAGGCCGACCGTTTGCGCAACGGCAAGCGTTCCAATGTGCTTCTGGAATCAATGCTGACGCAAAAGCTTCAGGAGATGAATTCCATCAACCACAAAGGCGGCGTATACAAATTTTCGGAAGCCAATATTCAGGATGCAATTCAGCGGCTGAAGAATATGCCTTACGACGGGTTGCTTCGGACCAATGAAAAAATTTACGATCTTCTGACGCTCGGTTGCTCGCTGGAACAAAATATCGAAGGAGATCAGCGCAGTTTCAATTTGAACTACATTGACTGGCGGCATCCCGAGGCCAACGTTTATCACGCTGTGGCGGAGCTTCCAATTGAACGGCGTGGGAGTCATGAAACGGTCCGTCCGGATATTCTCCTGTTTGTCAACGGCATCCCGTTTGTCTCCATCGAGTGCAAGGCTCCGGGCGAAGAGATCGAACAGGCCATCAGCCAGACGTTGCGGAATCAACAGGAAGAGTATGTTTCAAAACTTTTTACCTATATTCAGTTGACGCTCGCCGTCAACCGGCAGCAGGCTTTTTACGGCACCGTCGGAACACCGCGCAAATTCTGGGCGGTCTGGCGTGAACAGCAGGATCGACCGGAAACTGTGAATGCATTGGTCAATACTCCGCTGTCGCCCATGCAGAATGACGCCATCTTCTCCGGCCCTTTTGCAAGCGCCCGGGCCGATTTCGAAGAACGGGCGGCCCTGCCGCGCGAAGTTACCGCGCAGGATGAAACCCTCTACGCTCTTTGCCGCCCGGAACGACTGTTGGAACTGGCGTGGCGTTTCATCGTATTTGACGGCTTAGAGCGTAAAATTGCCCGTTACCAGCAGTTTTTCACCGTCAATGCGATTTTGCAGCGGATTCAAACTTTCACGGAAGACGGTTCCCGCAAAGGCGGGGTCGTCTGGCATACGCAAGGTTCGGGGAAGTCGCTTACCATGGTAATGCTGACCCGCAGCCTGATGCTTTGCTCCGGCATTCCCACCCCTAGAGTCGTTCTGGTAACCGACCGTGATGATCTGGACAAACAGCTCGGCAATACCTTTCGCGCCTGTTCGCTGGAGCCGGTGCGCGCCACCAGCGGTAAGCATCTGCTGGAACTGGCGAAATCCGACAAAGCGGCCATTATCACAACTTTGATCCAGAAATTCAACAAAGCATTGAATTCCAGAAGTGAAAAAATCGATTCACCCAATATTTTTATTCTGGTTGATGAAGGCCATCGAACGAATTACGGTCCATTAGCCAGTAAGATGAGGTTGATGTTTTCCCGTGGTTGTTACATCGGCTTTACCGGTACGCCTTTGGCTAAGAAAAACAAGAACAGCTTCGAAAAATTCGGCGGCCTGATCCGCCCGGTTTACTCCATCCGTACTGCGGTCGAAGACAAAGCTGTTGTTCCGCTGTTGTACGAAGGTCGCCATGTCGATCTGGAACAGAACCGGAAAGCCCTTGATCTCTGGTTTGAACGGCATACGAAGGATCTTTCCGACGAACAGCGTCGGGATTTGAAGAAGAAATTCGCTCGGGCGGAGATGCTGAAAAAGTCAAAAGCATTCGTCTACATGTGTGCGTACGACATCTCGGAGCACTACCGAGACTTCTGGCAAGGGACCGGATTCAAAGCGCAGCTGGTCGCTCCGGATAAGGAAACCGCCATTCTCTACCACCAGTATCTGAATGAGCTCGGTGTCGTCAGCAGCGAAGTGATTATTTCCGCGCCGGATACTCGCGAAGGCAGCGACCCCGAAGGCAGGGTTTCACCCGATGTGGTGGAGTTCTGGAACAAAATGATGGTTCGCTTCGGAAAAAAGGAAGAGGAATACAACAAGCAGATCACTGACGCATTTAAGACCGCTTCCGCTCCGGAAATCCTGATCGTGGTGGATAAGCTCCTCACCGGTTTTGATGTACCGCGCAACACGGTGATGTATCTCTGCCGCTCCATTCGGGAACCGGCTACACTGCTCCAGGCGATCGCCCGTGTCAACCGGCTGTGTGAAAACAAGGAGTTCGGCTACATCATCGATTACGCTGGCGTTCTGGATCTGCTCGATGATGCCTTGCTCAAATACAGCGAAATGGAAGGGGTATCCGCGGAGGATCTGACGTCGCAGGTGATGCCTGTTGCGGACGAGATCGCAAAACTTCCTCAGCAATATGCAAAGTTATGGGAGATGTTCAAATCCGTCCGCAACAGCAACGACAGCGAGGCTTTTGAACTTTTGCTTCAGCCGGAGGATCTCCGTGAGGCGTTCTATGAAAATCTGAACGCGTTTGCCAAAAAACTCGAACTCGCGCTCTCCAGCATCAAATTCATGCGGGAAACGCCGGAAGAACAGATTGAAAAATACAAGCGTGATTTGAAGCGTTTCTGGAACTTGCGCTCCGCTGTCAAACGCCGGTATGCGGAAGCGGTGAACTATCGGGATTATGAACCGAAAATCAAGAAACTGCTCGATACCCACATTCAGGCGAATGAGGTGATTCAGCTCAACGAGCCCGTCAATATCTTTGATGAGAATACGTTCCGGGAAGTGCTCGAAAAACAGGGAATCAATCATGTAAAAGAGCAATCTGCGATGGCGGATTCGGTCGCTCACGCCACCAAGCGGTATATTACGGAACATATGGAGGAGGATCCTGCGTTTTACCATAAGTTTTCGGAAATGATCCAGCAGGCAATTGATGAATTCCGCGAAAAACGGTTGCACGATCTGGAGCATCTCGACGAGATTGTCCGGACCTATTGGGAAAAGGTTAACCACATCCGACGGATGGTGACAACCCGGACTCACGACGATATTCCGGAGATCATTTGTCATCGGGAGGACGCTATGGCCTGCTACGGCCTTCTGCTGCCATTCCTGAACAATCAGGAGGAGCAGACTGCGGAGGACGCACTGCAGATCAGCGACATCATAAACAGTTTCACCTCGCGGATTCAGTTCTGGGACGATATGGATGCGCAGAATCAGTTGAAAAACGCCATTGATGATTTCCTGTATGATGAAGTGAAAGCAAAACAGAAAATTGATTTGACTACAACACAGATGGATGAAATCATTGAACAATTGATCACGCTGGCGCGAAACCGGAGCATGCGTTCATGAGTTATGTTGTCAATTATGGTCAACACCGGATTTCTTACTCAGTGGAGTTTCGCGATCGTACCACGATGGAGATTGCTGTGTTGCCGGATGGAACAGTTCGGGTAAAAGCCCCGCTGGGAGCGGAAGACTCTCGTATCCGCGAAAAAATTCATCGCCGGGCGGGATGGATTGTGAAACAGCAGCGTTATTTTGAACAATTCGCAATCAGAACGCCAAAGCGGCAGTATCTCGGCGGCGAGACGCATTTGTATCTGGGGCGGCAGTATCGTTTGAAACTCGTTGTACATCCCAAAGTAGAGGTAAAAATCAGCCGAGGATTCATACAAATATTTTCTCCCGATATTTCGCCTGACGCAATCCAAAAAATTTTGGACCGTTATTACCGAAAACGGGCAAAAGAAAAATACCCTGAATATCTGAAGATCGTTGCAGGTCGTATTGGTTTGGCGACACTTCCTCGTATGCAAATTCGAGCGATGAAAACCAACTGGGGCAGCATGTCGCCAACAGGAATCCTA encodes the following:
- a CDS encoding type I restriction endonuclease subunit R, which gives rise to MFSEKYESQIPALQLLAASGWTVLPVPEADRLRNGKRSNVLLESMLTQKLQEMNSINHKGGVYKFSEANIQDAIQRLKNMPYDGLLRTNEKIYDLLTLGCSLEQNIEGDQRSFNLNYIDWRHPEANVYHAVAELPIERRGSHETVRPDILLFVNGIPFVSIECKAPGEEIEQAISQTLRNQQEEYVSKLFTYIQLTLAVNRQQAFYGTVGTPRKFWAVWREQQDRPETVNALVNTPLSPMQNDAIFSGPFASARADFEERAALPREVTAQDETLYALCRPERLLELAWRFIVFDGLERKIARYQQFFTVNAILQRIQTFTEDGSRKGGVVWHTQGSGKSLTMVMLTRSLMLCSGIPTPRVVLVTDRDDLDKQLGNTFRACSLEPVRATSGKHLLELAKSDKAAIITTLIQKFNKALNSRSEKIDSPNIFILVDEGHRTNYGPLASKMRLMFSRGCYIGFTGTPLAKKNKNSFEKFGGLIRPVYSIRTAVEDKAVVPLLYEGRHVDLEQNRKALDLWFERHTKDLSDEQRRDLKKKFARAEMLKKSKAFVYMCAYDISEHYRDFWQGTGFKAQLVAPDKETAILYHQYLNELGVVSSEVIISAPDTREGSDPEGRVSPDVVEFWNKMMVRFGKKEEEYNKQITDAFKTASAPEILIVVDKLLTGFDVPRNTVMYLCRSIREPATLLQAIARVNRLCENKEFGYIIDYAGVLDLLDDALLKYSEMEGVSAEDLTSQVMPVADEIAKLPQQYAKLWEMFKSVRNSNDSEAFELLLQPEDLREAFYENLNAFAKKLELALSSIKFMRETPEEQIEKYKRDLKRFWNLRSAVKRRYAEAVNYRDYEPKIKKLLDTHIQANEVIQLNEPVNIFDENTFREVLEKQGINHVKEQSAMADSVAHATKRYITEHMEEDPAFYHKFSEMIQQAIDEFREKRLHDLEHLDEIVRTYWEKVNHIRRMVTTRTHDDIPEIICHREDAMACYGLLLPFLNNQEEQTAEDALQISDIINSFTSRIQFWDDMDAQNQLKNAIDDFLYDEVKAKQKIDLTTTQMDEIIEQLITLARNRSMRS
- a CDS encoding Fic family protein, producing the protein MNNLFPEFVITPVMVSLVAAICERLGRLHGTFRRDLRLRRISRIRTIQASLQIEGNVLTVEQVTAVLDGKNVLAPARDVQEIRNALAAYDKLDTWKAASVADLLDAHKTLMTGLVDRPGEFRSGSVGIQGGQEILHIAPPAHLVPGLVTALFDYLHSEEMHPLLKSSIFHYEFEFIHPFVDGNGRLGRLWQTLMLQNFNPIFAYIPIENMIRNRQTEYYQALNQANASANSACFVEFILQTIFDSLNETEIHQDTNQVTHQVKLLLKCLRNGSELSSSELLSKLKLKDRVNLRKNYLVPALEAGLIEYTVPESPTSRNQKYRLTARGKFAMGGK
- a CDS encoding M48 family metallopeptidase, which gives rise to MSYVVNYGQHRISYSVEFRDRTTMEIAVLPDGTVRVKAPLGAEDSRIREKIHRRAGWIVKQQRYFEQFAIRTPKRQYLGGETHLYLGRQYRLKLVVHPKVEVKISRGFIQIFSPDISPDAIQKILDRYYRKRAKEKYPEYLKIVAGRIGLATLPRMQIRAMKTNWGSMSPTGILLLNPELIKAPVQCLEYVITHELCHLRYREHDSDFYGLLQSYLPDWKKRKLRLELSLL